A DNA window from Camelina sativa cultivar DH55 chromosome 17, Cs, whole genome shotgun sequence contains the following coding sequences:
- the LOC104755879 gene encoding F-box/kelch-repeat protein At1g15670, giving the protein MELIPDLPETVARECLLRSSYHQFPLMASVCKLWQREISLPDFFRHRKASGHSQELLVLSQAQVDDPVNKLGSGKTIPTPVYRISVLELGSGLRSELPPVPGQSNGLPLFCRLASVGSDLVVLGGLDPVTWRTSDSVFVFSFLTSTWRVGKSIPGGPRSFFACASDSVRNVFVAGGHDEDKNAMMSALVYDVAEDKWAFLPDMGRERDECTAVFHAGKFHVIGGYATEEQGQFSKTAESFDVSTWRWGSQADEFLSSGMTTWPPVCAAGEYGDLYACCRRDLMVMRGDTWHKVGEIPADVCNVSYVAVRRSGKLVVIGSARYGEPSVGYSWDMSNSRWVKLERHEKYEGHVQAGCFLEM; this is encoded by the coding sequence ATGGAGCTTATTCCTGATCTTCCCGAAACCGTAGCCCGCGAGTGTCTCCTACGCAGCTCCTACCACCAGTTCCCTCTTATGGCTTCCGTTTGCAAACTCTGGCAGCGAGAAATCAGCCTCCCTGATTTTTTCCGACACCGTAAAGCTTCAGGACATAGTCAAGAGCTTCTTGTCCTGTCTCAAGCTCAAGTCGACGACCCGGTTAACAAACTCGGTTCGGGTAAAACCATCCCCACGCCCGTGTACCGGATTTCGGTTCTTGAACTTGGGTCCGGTCTTAGGAGCGAGCTGCCTCCGGTTCCAGGCCAATCCAACGGGTTGCCTCTGTTCTGTAGACTAGCCTCCGTCGGGTCGGATCTTGTTGTGTTGGGCGGGCTTGACCCGGTTACGTGGAGGACCTCTGACTCGGTCTTCGTTTTCAGCTTCTTGACGTCCACGTGGCGCGTCGGGAAGAGCATACCAGGTGGACCTCGTTCATTCTTCGCCTGCGCTTCGGATTCTGTACGGAACGTCTTCGTGGCGGGTGGACACGACGAAGACAAGAACGCGATGATGTCAGCTCTAGTGTACGACGTGGCTGAAGATAAATGGGCCTTTTTACCGGATATGGGCCGGGAGAGAGACGAATGCACGGCTGTTTTCCACGCTGGCAAATTCCACGTCATCGGTGGTTACGCCACGGAGGAGCAAGGGCAGTTTAGTAAAACAGCTGAATCGTTCGACGTCAGCACGTGGCGGTGGGGCTCGCAGGCGGACGAGTTCCTCTCTTCGGGGATGACTACGTGGCCTCCGGTTTGTGCTGCCGGTGAATACGGAGATTTGTACGCTTGTTGTCGCCGTGACCTGATGGTGATGAGAGGCGATACGTGGCATAAAGTTGGGGAGATACCTGCTGACGTGTGCAATGTGTCTTATGTGGCGGTAAGGAGGTCCGGGAAGCTGGTCGTGATCGGTTCGGCTCGGTACGGAGAACCAAGTGTAGGGTATAGTTGGGATATGAGCAATTCTCGATGGGTAAAACTGGAAAGACATGAAAAATATGAAGGTCACGTTCAAGCTGGTTGCTTCTTGGAGATGTAA